The Populus alba chromosome 13, ASM523922v2, whole genome shotgun sequence genome contains the following window.
GCGATAGTTGCCGGTTAACGGCAAAATAAAGATCCAGTGCTGGTAACGTATTGGTCAATTGTTGCCCTTCTTCCTCTTTAAATCCAAATCCAAGCTCTATGCACCCTTTGAGCTCATTCAAGTCTTCATCTGTCAGGTCATCAGGATCTAGCAGCTTGTTTTTCCTCCCCTCCTGCATTAGTATTTGGCGGCGACGTCTCTCCCATGCCCTGTCACGTCGAGTTTCGCACATTGAAAGTTGCTTGGACAGGCGTTTCTTGTTCTTCCATATCAGGGGCGCCAAAGGCATGCGCTCCAAATCTTCAGAATCTGAGGAGTTCAACGATGGTATTGACGACGACGAAGACGATAGCAATGTCTGGTTTTTAGCC
Protein-coding sequences here:
- the LOC118044071 gene encoding uncharacterized protein — translated: MINGNEITAKNQTLLSSSSSSIPSLNSSDSEDLERMPLAPLIWKNKKRLSKQLSMCETRRDRAWERRRRQILMQEGRKNKLLDPDDLTDEDLNELKGCIELGFGFKEEEGQQLTNTLPALDLYFAVNRQLSPSPVSTPHSGESPSSSAMGTRSSSFGSPKGDPDWKICSPGDDPKQVKTKLRHWAQAVACSVRQSY